In a genomic window of Vallitalea okinawensis:
- a CDS encoding VOC family protein, whose amino-acid sequence MNDKIRYVHTNLIAEDWKRLASFYINIFGCKPIPPERNLSGKWLDDLTGISEVSIKGIHLSLPGYENGPTLEIFEYSPTDKVYAEKHINQMGFGHLAFHVDSVEVVLKKILKNGGGQLGEMVRKEYEGIGVLTAVYASDPEGNFIEIQNWSK is encoded by the coding sequence ATGAATGATAAAATACGATATGTCCATACTAACTTAATTGCAGAAGATTGGAAAAGATTAGCTAGTTTTTATATTAACATTTTCGGTTGTAAACCCATTCCACCTGAGAGAAATCTGTCAGGAAAATGGTTAGACGATTTAACAGGAATATCAGAAGTGTCTATAAAGGGTATCCATCTAAGCTTACCTGGTTATGAAAATGGCCCAACCTTAGAAATTTTTGAGTATTCTCCAACAGATAAAGTGTATGCAGAGAAACATATTAATCAAATGGGGTTCGGTCATCTTGCCTTTCATGTTGACTCTGTTGAAGTAGTACTGAAAAAGATATTAAAAAATGGTGGAGGACAGTTAGGGGAAATGGTTAGAAAAGAATATGAAGGTATCGGAGTCTTGACAGCAGTATATGCATCTGACCCAGAAGGTAATTTTATTGAAATTCAAAATTGGAGTAAATAA
- a CDS encoding GNAT family N-acetyltransferase, whose product MIRFIEELSMNAWPSLQTYLYDGWVLRVSNGYTKRANSVNPIYSSKIDIIQKIECCRAFYEKFGLPTIYKITSDGVSLTLDNKLHDLGYKRIDETSVRVINLKMHNLIHETSAEVRYEYSEEWLDEYIASTKMDINNAKTLRSMLKCIIGKTIWITQRECCKAVGFGYGVIDKGYVGIFDIYVDESYRGKGYGKDVMNSILSEASKLGANKAYLQVVVSNTVADNLYRKLGFEEVYRYWYRKL is encoded by the coding sequence AAACTTATTTATATGATGGATGGGTTCTAAGAGTTTCTAATGGTTATACAAAGAGAGCAAATTCAGTTAACCCTATCTATAGCTCAAAGATTGACATAATTCAGAAAATAGAATGCTGTAGGGCATTCTATGAAAAATTTGGACTTCCAACCATATATAAAATAACTTCTGATGGTGTTTCATTGACTCTAGATAATAAGCTTCATGACTTAGGATATAAAAGAATTGATGAAACATCTGTAAGAGTTATTAATTTGAAGATGCATAATTTAATTCATGAAACATCTGCTGAAGTAAGGTATGAATACAGTGAAGAATGGTTAGACGAATATATTGCAAGTACAAAGATGGATATTAATAATGCTAAAACATTAAGATCAATGTTGAAGTGTATAATTGGAAAGACTATTTGGATTACTCAAAGAGAATGCTGCAAAGCGGTGGGCTTTGGATATGGTGTTATTGATAAAGGCTATGTAGGTATATTTGATATATATGTAGATGAGTCTTATAGAGGAAAAGGATACGGAAAGGATGTAATGAATAGTATTCTTTCAGAAGCCAGTAAATTAGGAGCTAATAAAGCATATTTGCAGGTTGTAGTTAGTAATACTGTAGCAGATAATCTGTATCGCAAATTGGGATTTGAAGAGGTCTACAGGTACTGGTATAGAAAATTATAG